The sequence GGTGCGCGAGTTCGGCGTTTCGGAAGCCGTCCGGCCGCCCGGCCACGGGCGCTGAAGGGGATGTTGCCCACATCTGGCCCGCGGGGCGCCGGATCGGCAGAACAGCTTCAGGAGGAGGGACCATGGCTCCGGGTCTGGTCAGGATCGCGCTGCGGCGGACGCTGCGGGACGTGAAGTACGTCGAGGTCGTGCGCCCGCGGCGGGCGCGGGGGCTCGTGAAGGCCGTCTACCGGCAGGTCGAGCGGGACTTCGGGATGCTCGCCCCGCCGATGGCGTTGCACTCGGCTTCGCCGGAGGCGCTCGCCGCGGCGTGGCTGGTGCTGCGGGAGTCGCTGGTGGCGGGCGGGTCCGCGAGCCGGGCGGACAAGGAGGTCGTCGCGGCCGCCGTTTCCGCCGCCAACGACTGCCCCTACTGTGTCGAGGTGCACGGGATGGCGCTCGGTTCGCTGGGCGATCCGGCCGCCGCCGCGGCGATCGAGACCGGGGACGTCGGGGCCATCCCCGATCGCGACACGCGGGCGCTCGCGGCGTGGGCGCGGGGCGAGGGTGCGCTGCCCGCGGACGTCCCGGCCGGCACCGCCGCCGAGTTCACCGGGGTCGCCGTCGCGTTCCACTACCTCAACCGGGTCGTGAGCGTGTTCCTCGGCCCCTCGCCGCTGCCGGAGAACGTGCCGCCGCAGGCGCGCGCGAAAGCCAAGGCGGTGCTGGGGTTCCTGCTCAAGCCCGGTGAGCCGCCGGCCGCCGGGCGGGCGCTGGAACTGCTGCCCGCCGCGGCCGGGGACGGGCCGGACTGGGCCGTGCCGGGGGACACGCTGTCCGACGCCTTCGCGCGGGCCGCCGCGGCCGTGGAAGCCGCCGGGGAGCGCTCGGTGCCCGGCCGCGTGCGGGACCTCGTCCGCCGGGAAGTCAAGGCCTGGGACGGGAAACCGCCGGGGCTCAGCCGCGCCTGGGTCGAGCCGGTGCTCGCCGAACTGCCCGCCGAAGAACGCGCCGCGGGACGGCTGGCGCTGCTCACCGCCAAGGCCGCGTACCAGGTCGGGGCCGACGACGTCGCCGCGCTCGGCGCCGCCGATCGGGGCCTGGTGGAGCTGGTGTCGTGGGCCGCTTTCACGGCGGCCGTGGCCGCCGGTGAGCGCCTGCCGCTCCGCCCGCCAAGAGAAGACCCTGCAGGTCGGCGCGGGTGATGATCGGGAGGTCAGATCGCCCGCCGGGGCGCGCAGCACCGGGACACAGACGAATTGCCCGGGACCGCGTCGCCGCCCCGCGCGGCAGCCGATCTGCGCAGACCGGCGGTCGCCGCGCGGTGGCGCCCTTACCCCCGCCCCCGTCGCGGCGGCCGCCGGCTCACGAGAAGACGTCGCATCGGTGAGAGGACTGACAGGTGACTGACACCACGGGCGTGATCGCCGACCTGACCGCGGAGGCCGCCGAGGTGGACGCGCTCGTCGCCGGCCTTTCCGAGGCCGAGTGGGACACCCCCACCCCGGCGCCGGGGTGGCCGGTCCGGCACCAGATCGGGCACCTCGCGTTCATCTTCCGCATCGCCGGCCTCTCGGCCGCGCAGCCGGAAGCCTTCGTCGCCATGACGAAGTCGCTCAAGGGCGGCTTCGAGGCCGCGGTGAACGCCGCGCTGGAGGACTACGTCCACGACCCGGCCGAGGTGCTGCTGACGCGCTGGCGCGCCGAGCGGGACGCGGGGATCAAGGCCCTCGCGGCCGTGCCCGGCGACCAGCTGGTGCCGTGGCTGGTCAACCCGCTGCCGCCGTACGTGCTGGCGTGCGCCGGGATGATGGAGGCCTTCGGCCACGGCCAGGACATCGCCGACGCGCTCGGCGTGCGCCGCGAGCGGACCGACCGGATCAAGCACCTGGTCGGGTTCGCCGTGCGCGTCCGGGACTTCGGCTACGAGGCGCGGAACCTGAAGCCGCCGGCGGAGGAGTTCCGGTTCGAGCTCACCGCGCCCTCGGGCGCGCTCTGGACGTTCGGGCCCGAGGACGCGACCCAGCGGGTCACCGGCAGCGCGGCGGACTTCTGCCTGCTGGTCACCCGGCGGCGGCACCGCTACGACCTCGACGTGCGGGCGCAGGGCACGCTGGCGGACCAGTGGCTCGACATCGCCCAGGCCTACCGCGGACCGGCGGGCCAGGGCCGCAAGCCCGGCCAGTTCGGCGCCTGAAAATCCATTGTAGACGGTGTGGGTCCCTTGTCCCAGCGTGCTGACGTGCACGCCGCGGGCAGGGAGAGAGAAGACGGTCCGCACCGGCCGGGAGATGCTGGACTTCACGGCCCGGCGGACGGGCACCGGGCGGCGTTCCGCCCGAGGAGACAGACCGGCGGCGGGGCGCGAGCCCCGCACCGGAGACAGCGGGGACCTGATGGTCCCGGTGATACGGGGCTCGAGAGCCAGTGGGAGTGCGGTGGCATGAGCGTAGAGCGGATTTCGATCGTCGGTATCGGTCTCCGGTACCCCGACGCGAGTTCTCCGGAGGAGCTCTGGGAAAACGTGCTGGCCGGGCGCCGGGCGTTCCGCAGGCTGCCGGACGAGCGGATGAACCGGGCGGACTACTACTCGCCCGACCCGAAGGCGCCGGACCGCTTCTACGCGCAGAAAGCGGCCGTGCTGCGGGACTACGAATTCGACCGGGTGGCGCACAAGGTCGCCGGGAGCACCTTCCGGGCGACCGACACGACGCACTGGCTCGCCCTCGACGTCGCCGCGCAGGCGCTCGCCGACGCCGGGTTCGATGAAGGCGACGGCGCCCCGAGGCAGAGCACCGGCGTCGTCATCGGCAACAGCCTCACCGGCGAGTTCTCCCGCGCCAACATCATGCGGCTGCGCTGGCCGTACGTGCGCCGCACGGTCGCGGCGGCGCTGAGCTCCCGCGGCTGGGAGGACGAGGAGACCGCGAACTTCCTGCGGGAACTCGAAGTCCAGTACAAGGAGCCGTTCCCGGAGATCAACGAGGACACCCTCGCCGGTGGCCTGGCGAACACCATCGCCGGCCGCGTCTGCAACCACTTCGACTTCGCCGGCGGCGGGTACACCGTCGACGGCGCCTGCTCGTCCTCGCTGCTTTCGGTGGTCACCGCGGCCAACGCGCTCGTCCAGGGCGACCTGGACCTCGCCATCGCCGGCGGTGTCGACCTGTCGATCGACCCGTTCGAGGTCATCGGCTTCGCCAAGACCGGCGCGCTGGCCAAGCGCGAGATGAAGGTCTACGACGCCGACTCCAACGGCTTCTGGCCCGGCGAGGGCTCGGGCATGCTGGTCCTGATGCGCGAGAGCGACGCGCTGGAGCAGGGCAAGCGGATCTACGCGTCGATCGGCGGCTGGGGCGTCTCCTCCGACGGCAAGGGCGGCATCACCCGGCCCGAGGCGGCCGGGCACCGGCTGGCCATCAAGCGGGCCTACGACCGTGCGGGCTACGGCGTCGAGACCGTCTCCTACTTCGAGGGCCACGGCACCGGCACGGCGCTGGGCGACGCCACCGAGATCGAGGCGCTGTCCACCGCCCGCCGCGACGCCGACCCGCTGGCCAAGCAGGCCGCGCTGTCGACGATCAAGGGCAACATCGGCCACACGAAGGCCGCGGCGGGTGTCGCCGGCCTGATCAAGGCGACGCTGGCGGTGTACCACCAGGTCATCCCGCCGGCCACCGGCCACCACGACCCGCACGAGTCGCTCACCGGGTCCTCGGCGCGGATGTACGTCCCGCGCGAAGCGACGCTGTGGCCGGAGGACCAGCCGGTCCGCGCGGGTGTTTCCGCGATGGGCTTCGGCGGCATCAACTCCCACATCACCGTCACCGAGGCGCCGACCGCGCCGCGGCGCCGCGAGCTCGACGAGCGGGCCCGCACGCTGGTCGCCGGCCGCCAGGACGCCGAACTGCTGCTGTTCGACGCCGACGACCTCGCCACCCTGCGCGGGAACGTCGCCGCGGTGCTGGAAACCGTGCCGAAGCTCTCGTTCGCCGAGCTGACCGACCTCGCCGCCTCGCTGGCGAAGGAGCTTTCGGGCAAGCCGGTGCGCGCCGCGGTCGTCGCGGCCAACCCCGAGCACGCCGAGCGGAAGCTGACGAAGCTGCTGGAGCAGCTCGACTCGGGTGACGCGGTCTTCGACAGCGCCGACGGCATCTTCGCGAGCAGCCGCGGCACCGCGCCGAAGATCGGCTACCTGTTCCCCGGCCAGGGTTCCGGTCGTGGCGGCGACAGCGCGCTGCGCCGCCGGTTCACCACGGCCGAGGAGATCTACCGCGCCGCCGGGCTGCCGGCCACCGGCGACCAGGTCGCCACCGAGGTGGCGCAGCCCCGGATCGTCACCGGCTCGCTGGCCGCGCTGCGCGTGCTGCGCTCGTTCGGCATCGAGGCGTCGACGGCCACCGGCCACAGCCTCGGCGAGCTGACCGCCCTGCACTGGGGCGGCGCGCTCGACGAGCGCGGGCTGCTGGCGCTGGCGAAGGTCCGCGGCAAGGTGATGGCCACGACGACCGGCGACGGCACCGGCGCGATGGCCGGCATCGCCGCTTCGCCGAGCCGGGTGGAGGAACTGGGCCTCGGCTCGGACGTCGTCATCGCCGGCTACAACGCGCCCGAGCAGACCGTCATCTCCGGACCCGCCCCGGCGATCGACAAGATCGTCGCCCGGGCCAAGGCGCAGGGCGTCGGCGCGACCCGGATCAAGGTCTCGCACGCCTTCCACTCGCCGGCGGTCGAACCCGCCGCGAACGCGATGACCGAGAAGCTGGGCGAGTTCTCCTTCTCCCGCCTGGAGCGGCCGGTCGTTTCCACCGTGAGCGGCGACGTCCTGCACGCCGCCGAGAACCTGGCCGAGCTGCTGCGCGACCAGATCGTGCTGCCGGTCCGCTTCCGCGAAGCCGCCGCCAAGGTGGCCGAGCGCAGCGACCTGGTGGTCGAGGTCGGGCCGGGCCGGGTGCTGACCGGGCTGTTCGAGGAGATCGCGCCGGAGACCCCGGTGCTCGCGATCGACACGGACAACGCGTCGCTGCAGGCGCTGCTGCGGGTCGTCGGCGCGGCGTTCGCACTCGGCGCCGACCTGTCGGTGGACGCGCTGTTCGAGGGCCGCGTCGTGCGCGCCCTGCCCGCCGACGGCGTGTTCAACTTCCTGGCCAGCCCGTGCGAGGCGGCGCCGTCGATCGACAGCGAGCTCGCCGCCGAGCTGGCCGCGGAGAAGGCGCAAGCCGCCGAGGCCGACGCCGGTGCCGCCGACAGCGAGTCCGGCTCCACGCTGGACCTGCTGCGCAAGCTCGCCGCCGAGCGCGTCGAGCTGCCGCTGGAAGCCGTCACCGCCGACACCCACCCGCTCGACGACCTGCACCTGTCGTCGATCACGGTCGGGCAGCTGGTCAACGACGTCACCCGGGCGCTGGGCCGTCCCGCGCTGGAAGGCATGCCGAACTTCGCGACGGTGTGCCTCGGTGAGCTCGCCGAGATGATCGACGAGCTGGCGCAGACGGCCAAGCCGAGTGACCAGGGAGCCGGCGAGGCCCCGGGTGTCGGTCCGTGGGTCCGGCCGTTCGCGGTCGAGTACGTGCCCGCGCCGCGGCCGAAGGCGGACCTCACGCCGGGCGCTGGGCAGGCCGAGTGGCAGGTCTTCGCGACCCCGCGCCACCCGCTGGCCGAGCCGGCGAAGGCGGCCCTGGCGAAGGCGGGCGTCGGCGACGGCGTCCTGCTCGTCCTGCCGGCGGACTGCGACTCGAGCCACGTCGGCCTGTTCCTCGACGCCGGCCGCGCGGTCATGGCCGCACCCAACGGCACGCGCTTCGTGGTCGTGCACCACGGCTACGGCGCGGCCGGCCTGGCCCGCACCCTGCGGCTCGAGGACCCGTCGGCGAAGACGACGATCATCGACTTCGCGGACCCGACGCCCTCGGACGAGGACGCCATCGCGTCGGCCGTCTCCACGGTGGTGGCCGAGGTCGCCGCGACCACGGACTTCACCGAAGCGCGCTACGGCGCCGACGGCGGGCGCACCGTGCCGCGGCTGTCCGCGCTGGCGGCGCCGAAGCCCGGCCCGATCCAGGACTCGCTGGACGCCACCGACGTCCTGCTCGTCACCGGTGGCGGCAAGGGCATCACGGCGGAGAGCGCACTCGCGCTGGCCAAGGACTCCGGCGCGCGGCTGGCCCTGCTCGGGCGCAGCGACCCCGAGTCCGACAGCGAGCTGGCGGAGAACCTCGACCGCATGGAGGCGGCGGGCATCCGCTACCGCTACGAGCGCGCCGACGTCACCAGCGCCCCGCAGGTGGCCGAGGTGGTCGCGCGGATCGAGGCCGACCTCGGCCCGGTCACCGCGGTCCTGCACGGCGCCGGCCGCAACGAGCCGGCCGCCCTGTTCTCCCTGACCGAGGACAGCTTCCGCAAGACGCTCGCGCCGAAGATCGGCGGGCTCAACGCGGTGCTGAACGCGGTCGACCAGGACAAGATCAAGCTGCTGGTCACCTTCGGCAGCATCATCGGCCGGGCGGGCCTGCGCGGTGAAGCGCACTACGCCACGGCGAACGACTGGATGACCGAGCTGACCCTGCGCTTCGGCCAGGAGCACCCGCAGGCGCGGGCGATCGCGCTGGAGTGGTCGGTCTGGTCGGGCACCGGCATGGGCGAGAAGCTCGGCGTGGTCAGCGCCCTGATGCGCGACGGCATCACGCCGATCCCGACCGAGGAGGGCATCACCATCCTCCGCCAGGTGCTGGCCGACCCGGCCGCGCCGCCGGTGCTGGTGGTCTGCGGCCGCACGTCGGGCCTGGCCACGCTGCCGATCCAGAAGCGGGAGCTGCCGCTGACCCGGTTCGTCGACCGCGCGGTCGTGCACTACCCGGGCGTCGAGCTGATCACCGAGGCGGACCTGTCCGACGGGGCCGACCCGTACCTGACCGACCACCTGCTCGACGGGCAGCTGCTGTTCCCGGCGGTGCTCGGCATGGAGGCCATGACGCAGGCCGCGGCGGCGACGCTCGACCGCACCGGCACCCCGGTGCTGTCCGACGTCGAGTTCCTCCGGCCGATCATCGTCTCGCCCGGCGGGTCGACCACGGTCCGGCTGGCCACGCTGGCCCGCGACGCCGACACCGTCGACGTCGTGATCCGCAGTGACGAGACGGGCTTCAGCGCCGACCACTTCCGGGCGCGGCTGAGCTTCGCGCGGCCGGAGGAACTCGGCGAGCGGGTGCCCCGCGACGTCGAACTGCCGCCGGTCCCGGTGGAGCCGATCAGCGAGCTGTACGGCTCGGTCCTGTTCCAGGGCAAGCGGTTCCAGCGGGTCCTCGGCTACCGGCGGGCGAGCGCCCGGCACGCCGTCGCCGAGATCGCGACGAGCGCGGACCACTACTGGTTCGCCCCGTTCCTCCCGCAGGAGCGGCTGCTGGCCGACCCCGGCACGCGGGACGCGATGATGCACGCGATCCAGTGCTGCGTCCCGGACGCGACGCTGCTGCCGCAGGGCATCGAGAAGCTGTACCTGGCCGAGCCGGGTGTCCAGCACGACGAGTACGTCCTGCTGGACGCGAAGGAACGCTTCCAGGACGGCGACAGCTACGTCTACGACCTCGACGTCCGCAACCCGGACGGCACGCTGGTCGAGCGCTGGGAAGGGCTGAAGCTGCGCGCGGTCCGCAAGCGCGACGGCGCCGGCCCGTGGGTCCCGTCGATGCTCGGGTCCTATGTGGAGCGTGCCTGTGAGCGGCTGCTCGGCGGGACGCGGTCGGTCGTGCTCGAGCCGGACCCGGCCGGGCGCCCGGCGGAAGGCATCGCCGAACGGCGGGCGCAGACCGCGCTCGCGGCGGGCCGCGCGCTCGACAAGCCGGTCGAGGTCCGCTACCGCCCCGACGGCAAGCCGGAGTTCGACGGCGGCAACGTCGGCGCTTCGCACACCTCCCAGCTGACCCTCGTGGTCGCCGGCGCCGACCAGGTCGCCTGCGACATCGAGACGGCGATCGAACGCACCGAAGAGGACTGGGCCGGCCTGCTCGGCGAGGAGCTGCTCGGCCTCGGCCGGCTGCTCGCCGCCGACACCGGGGAACCGATCAGCGTCGCCAACACCCGGGTCTGGAGCGCGCTGGAGTGCGTGCGCAAGACCGGGCTGATGACCCAGGCGCTGACCGTCCGCCAGGTCGACGCCGACGGGTGGGCGCTGCTCGCCTCCGGCAACGCCCGGATCGCCACCTGG is a genomic window of Amycolatopsis lexingtonensis containing:
- a CDS encoding carboxymuconolactone decarboxylase family protein, with the protein product MAPGLVRIALRRTLRDVKYVEVVRPRRARGLVKAVYRQVERDFGMLAPPMALHSASPEALAAAWLVLRESLVAGGSASRADKEVVAAAVSAANDCPYCVEVHGMALGSLGDPAAAAAIETGDVGAIPDRDTRALAAWARGEGALPADVPAGTAAEFTGVAVAFHYLNRVVSVFLGPSPLPENVPPQARAKAKAVLGFLLKPGEPPAAGRALELLPAAAGDGPDWAVPGDTLSDAFARAAAAVEAAGERSVPGRVRDLVRREVKAWDGKPPGLSRAWVEPVLAELPAEERAAGRLALLTAKAAYQVGADDVAALGAADRGLVELVSWAAFTAAVAAGERLPLRPPREDPAGRRG
- a CDS encoding TIGR03084 family metal-binding protein → MTDTTGVIADLTAEAAEVDALVAGLSEAEWDTPTPAPGWPVRHQIGHLAFIFRIAGLSAAQPEAFVAMTKSLKGGFEAAVNAALEDYVHDPAEVLLTRWRAERDAGIKALAAVPGDQLVPWLVNPLPPYVLACAGMMEAFGHGQDIADALGVRRERTDRIKHLVGFAVRVRDFGYEARNLKPPAEEFRFELTAPSGALWTFGPEDATQRVTGSAADFCLLVTRRRHRYDLDVRAQGTLADQWLDIAQAYRGPAGQGRKPGQFGA
- a CDS encoding SDR family NAD(P)-dependent oxidoreductase; the protein is MSVERISIVGIGLRYPDASSPEELWENVLAGRRAFRRLPDERMNRADYYSPDPKAPDRFYAQKAAVLRDYEFDRVAHKVAGSTFRATDTTHWLALDVAAQALADAGFDEGDGAPRQSTGVVIGNSLTGEFSRANIMRLRWPYVRRTVAAALSSRGWEDEETANFLRELEVQYKEPFPEINEDTLAGGLANTIAGRVCNHFDFAGGGYTVDGACSSSLLSVVTAANALVQGDLDLAIAGGVDLSIDPFEVIGFAKTGALAKREMKVYDADSNGFWPGEGSGMLVLMRESDALEQGKRIYASIGGWGVSSDGKGGITRPEAAGHRLAIKRAYDRAGYGVETVSYFEGHGTGTALGDATEIEALSTARRDADPLAKQAALSTIKGNIGHTKAAAGVAGLIKATLAVYHQVIPPATGHHDPHESLTGSSARMYVPREATLWPEDQPVRAGVSAMGFGGINSHITVTEAPTAPRRRELDERARTLVAGRQDAELLLFDADDLATLRGNVAAVLETVPKLSFAELTDLAASLAKELSGKPVRAAVVAANPEHAERKLTKLLEQLDSGDAVFDSADGIFASSRGTAPKIGYLFPGQGSGRGGDSALRRRFTTAEEIYRAAGLPATGDQVATEVAQPRIVTGSLAALRVLRSFGIEASTATGHSLGELTALHWGGALDERGLLALAKVRGKVMATTTGDGTGAMAGIAASPSRVEELGLGSDVVIAGYNAPEQTVISGPAPAIDKIVARAKAQGVGATRIKVSHAFHSPAVEPAANAMTEKLGEFSFSRLERPVVSTVSGDVLHAAENLAELLRDQIVLPVRFREAAAKVAERSDLVVEVGPGRVLTGLFEEIAPETPVLAIDTDNASLQALLRVVGAAFALGADLSVDALFEGRVVRALPADGVFNFLASPCEAAPSIDSELAAELAAEKAQAAEADAGAADSESGSTLDLLRKLAAERVELPLEAVTADTHPLDDLHLSSITVGQLVNDVTRALGRPALEGMPNFATVCLGELAEMIDELAQTAKPSDQGAGEAPGVGPWVRPFAVEYVPAPRPKADLTPGAGQAEWQVFATPRHPLAEPAKAALAKAGVGDGVLLVLPADCDSSHVGLFLDAGRAVMAAPNGTRFVVVHHGYGAAGLARTLRLEDPSAKTTIIDFADPTPSDEDAIASAVSTVVAEVAATTDFTEARYGADGGRTVPRLSALAAPKPGPIQDSLDATDVLLVTGGGKGITAESALALAKDSGARLALLGRSDPESDSELAENLDRMEAAGIRYRYERADVTSAPQVAEVVARIEADLGPVTAVLHGAGRNEPAALFSLTEDSFRKTLAPKIGGLNAVLNAVDQDKIKLLVTFGSIIGRAGLRGEAHYATANDWMTELTLRFGQEHPQARAIALEWSVWSGTGMGEKLGVVSALMRDGITPIPTEEGITILRQVLADPAAPPVLVVCGRTSGLATLPIQKRELPLTRFVDRAVVHYPGVELITEADLSDGADPYLTDHLLDGQLLFPAVLGMEAMTQAAAATLDRTGTPVLSDVEFLRPIIVSPGGSTTVRLATLARDADTVDVVIRSDETGFSADHFRARLSFARPEELGERVPRDVELPPVPVEPISELYGSVLFQGKRFQRVLGYRRASARHAVAEIATSADHYWFAPFLPQERLLADPGTRDAMMHAIQCCVPDATLLPQGIEKLYLAEPGVQHDEYVLLDAKERFQDGDSYVYDLDVRNPDGTLVERWEGLKLRAVRKRDGAGPWVPSMLGSYVERACERLLGGTRSVVLEPDPAGRPAEGIAERRAQTALAAGRALDKPVEVRYRPDGKPEFDGGNVGASHTSQLTLVVAGADQVACDIETAIERTEEDWAGLLGEELLGLGRLLAADTGEPISVANTRVWSALECVRKTGLMTQALTVRQVDADGWALLASGNARIATWSTTVNDRTDPIVFAVLHAEGN